The following DNA comes from Helicobacter kayseriensis.
TTTATGATCGCAATAGGGGATATGAGTCGCAAAAAGACTATGATAAGAGAGATTATGGGTATCATAAGCCCAAAAAAAGAGAATCTTTTTTGAGTGAGCTATTTGATTTTTAGAGATTGCAGAGGCAGAAAAATCTTCTTGCCTTGTGCGTTTAGTCTTGGATTTGAGGTTTTCCAAGGGTGCTGAGGAATTCTTCAAGATTGAATTTTTTGCGATGGGCTTCTGTGAAGATATGAATCATAATATCTCCCAAATCAGCAATAATCCAATCTTCACTTTCTTCTTCAGTGCCAAAAAACTCTACTCCCTGAGATTTGAGCTCTGTTTTGAGAGTGTCTAGCAATGCAAAAGAATGCTTTCCTACAAGTGCTGTGACAATTACAACAAAATCGGTGATGTAGTCTTTTCCTCTTAGATCAATAACTTCGATGTTTTCGCCCTTTTTGTCTTCTAAGAGCTGTGTGATGGTTTGGATTCGATTTTCTATCATCAAATTGTCCTAATGCGTTGATTTTGAACTGGGATTCTATCTTAAGCCCTTTAAAAATGGGGGTAAAAATTCCCTTTGTTTTCCATTGCGAATTTGAGTAGATGAAGCAGGAATGTCTAAAGGAAGCATTTTGTATGAGTGGGGTATGGGTGAGTATCCTTGGCGTTTTAGTAAGATAAATTCAACCAAATGTGCCAGAAGAGGGAATGCATCCCAAGTGTGGAGGTGTTCTAAATTGTCTTCTCCTAAGAGAAAGTAGATTTTGGAAGTATTAAAGGTTTTTTTGAGATATTGGATTGTGAGAATTGTGGGGGTGGGAGCATTGCGTTTGATTTCAAAGAGGCAGAGTTGAACTCGCTTATCATTGATTTGTTTGATTGCACGCTTGAGCCATTTAGTGCGCTGATGGGTGCTGTATTTGATGCAAGATTTAAATGGGTTGCGAAAGGCGGGGACGACAAGGAATAAAGAGGGGTTGAGAATCTTGAGGGCAGTTTGGATTGCGCCAATATGCCCTAAATGAATAGGATCAAAACTCCCTCCATAGACGACTATGGAAGGGATTTTTGTGCGATGTTTTTTATCTGCTCTAGGTAAGTATTTCATGATCTCCTAATCAATCACCATAAAAGATATCCCTGGAACAAAGTCAAATTTTTGCAATCGACATCGATTGAAATTGCCAAAGTATTCAAAGGCCGCGATACTTTCCCCTTTCCAGTATTTTTCATTGATCTCATCAAATGCAATGATTCCTCCCCTTACAACACGAGGAGCCAGATACTCAAGAGCGACTTTTGTGGGCTCATAAAGATCAAAATCAAGATAGAGCAATGAGATTAGTGTATGGGGATTTTCTTCGATATATTGAGGGATTGTTTTGCAAGCATCTCCTTTGACTAATTCAATGCGCTCATATTGATTGATAAAGCGATTTTCATCGTATTCTTTAATGCAGTCTTGGAGTTCATCTTCAATTTGCATAAAACTTTTAAATCCGCCTACTTTTAATTCATCATGATGTACAGATTTTTGATCTTTTTCATTCAGATGGGGAAATCCCTCAAATGTATCAAAGCCAATAACCTTTCGATCAAAGCTGAGCAAATCAAATCCTGCACAAAGTTTTGCAAATGCCATTATCCCCCCCCCCAATGGACTCCACACTCAATGATAGAACCTTTTGTATTTTTGATCATTTTAAAAAGTTCGTATCTTGCAATAAAGCGCGCGAGTTTTTGTCGCGGAACATATTTTTCAAAATTGTCGAGTTTGTATGACATTGGATAGTCATATTTCATGATTAGATCACTCATTATTTGTCCTTTTTAGTATTTGTTTAGGCTTTCAATTGTACTTGATTCTTAGAGGATCCATAAAAGAAATATTGCTCCCATTGCAATGCGATAGATTCCAAAAAATCCATAGCCAAAATGAGAAATAAAACGCATAAAGACCTTGATCACCATAAGAGCCGTGAGAAAAGCCACAAACGCCCCAATAAGAAGGATTTGAAGGTTTTGAGTATTTAAAATTTCAGCATTTTTATAAAGATCATAACCTGTAGCAGCAAACATAGTAGGAATTGCTAAAAGAAAACTAAATTCAGCTGCACATTTTCGACTAAGCCCTAGTAGGAGTCCTCCTATGATTGTCGATCCACTGCGAGAGGTCCCAGGAATCATGGCCAAAGATTGAAAGAGGCCAATAAAAAAGGCTTTTTTATAATCAATTTTTTCGATTGTTTCAATTTTGTGTTGAGGCTTATAAAAGTATTCAATCCACAAAAATACCCCACCGCCAAAGATAAGCATATAGGCCACAGTGAAAGGATCAAAGAGATCTTTGATGAGTTTATAAAGCGTGAGCCCCAATAAACCAGTGGGAATAAAACCAATCATAAGTTTGATCCATATATCAATTCCGCAAGTGAGCTTGCGATAAAAAAGTGCAATCACTGCAAGGATTGATCCAAGCTGGATAGCTATTTCAAAAGTTTTGAGAAAGTTATTTTGATCTAGACCCATAAGCTTAGAAGCCAAAATCATATGCCCTGTAGAAGAAATAGGAAGAAATTCTGTGATTCCTTCAATGATTCCTAAAATAATTGCATGAAACAAGTCCATGAAAATCCTTTGGCTGTGGTTTTTGAAGTGCTTTTATTATAGCAAGTGATAAAATAATGATATTTTTAATCATTTTGGAGTTGTTGTGGATGTTTAAGAGGATTTTGGTTGCAAATCGTGGAGAGATTGCTGTGCGGATTATACGAGCTTGCAAGGATTTGGGAGTGGAATCTG
Coding sequences within:
- a CDS encoding adenylyltransferase/cytidyltransferase family protein → MKYLPRADKKHRTKIPSIVVYGGSFDPIHLGHIGAIQTALKILNPSLFLVVPAFRNPFKSCIKYSTHQRTKWLKRAIKQINDKRVQLCLFEIKRNAPTPTILTIQYLKKTFNTSKIYFLLGEDNLEHLHTWDAFPLLAHLVEFILLKRQGYSPIPHSYKMLPLDIPASSTQIRNGKQREFLPPFLKGLR
- a CDS encoding undecaprenyl-diphosphate phosphatase produces the protein MDLFHAIILGIIEGITEFLPISSTGHMILASKLMGLDQNNFLKTFEIAIQLGSILAVIALFYRKLTCGIDIWIKLMIGFIPTGLLGLTLYKLIKDLFDPFTVAYMLIFGGGVFLWIEYFYKPQHKIETIEKIDYKKAFFIGLFQSLAMIPGTSRSGSTIIGGLLLGLSRKCAAEFSFLLAIPTMFAATGYDLYKNAEILNTQNLQILLIGAFVAFLTALMVIKVFMRFISHFGYGFFGIYRIAMGAIFLLWIL
- the rsfS gene encoding ribosome silencing factor — its product is MIENRIQTITQLLEDKKGENIEVIDLRGKDYITDFVVIVTALVGKHSFALLDTLKTELKSQGVEFFGTEEESEDWIIADLGDIMIHIFTEAHRKKFNLEEFLSTLGKPQIQD
- a CDS encoding TylF/MycF family methyltransferase, encoding MAFAKLCAGFDLLSFDRKVIGFDTFEGFPHLNEKDQKSVHHDELKVGGFKSFMQIEDELQDCIKEYDENRFINQYERIELVKGDACKTIPQYIEENPHTLISLLYLDFDLYEPTKVALEYLAPRVVRGGIIAFDEINEKYWKGESIAAFEYFGNFNRCRLQKFDFVPGISFMVID